TATTCGGGGATCAATTGTTATTACAcaataatttagttaattgaCTTTTTAATGATATCTGATAATCCACAataccattaattattttattaaacaattaatggattttaaatattttttatttgtgttatttgttattttctttattgtaTAGTTAATTATTTGGTTATCATTTGGTTCTATTTGATACCAGtagtttaattaatagttCAGTTGTGGAagtattgattaattatcagTTTGCTCCTTTGAAGTTGAGTTAATGCAAACCCTCTTACGTTCAACTCATAGAAAACTAGTGTGTTTAACAGTTAAGGATAAGGCTCCGTAGACCCAaataacaaaactaaaaaatttagaaaactttTGTCTCGAAGTCTTTCTTGTGATTACGCAAAAACggtggctgaaaatttttttgctaaaagATCATTAAActagaaatttcaaacttcaaattgcttttttcattttttcgatatgACCATTTTACCCTTATAGGAAAAAACaataggcccaagcttggccgaggcttggcgcAAGACTTATTCTCTGGGAGAAGCTTGAGAACCAAGCTTGGCCCGCTTGTTTAAGCATCGAAATGATAACACCGAGCCAAGCTTGAGTGACAGTGTCgtgccaagactgcatctaagtattggcccaatatcgagagccaatattgtgccaagactgttgctaaataagcacgtatacttattaaaattaaattaaaaaaaaaaatattaatagacatgtgcgtgatggtaacatgcggaaataaatttgtacacagagaaatcaggtagatcgatgaaactaatttttttttgcatttgctgggtctcgaacctggtccttcatgGTTCTTAGGCAAGTgtcttatccactaggctgttacGCTATTCACAGAAGTCAGAAGTTTTTAGAGACTGGTAAACCAGGGCTTGTTACTTGAGTAATGGCTGAACATTGTctcaagactggcaaaccaaggcttgtcaatTAAATGTCTGTTTAATCTTGGCCCAAAACTGGCAagccaaggcttgtcacttaagtaatggctgaatcttggcccaagactggcaaaacAAGGCTTTTCACTTGAGTAatggctgaatcttggcccaagactgacAATCCAAGGCTTGTCAATTAAATGTCTGTTGAATCTTGGCTCAAGACTGGCAagccaaggcttgtcacttgagtaatggctgaatcttggcccaagactggcaaaacAAGGCTTTTCACTTGAGTAatggctgaatcttggcccaagactgacaaaccaaggcttgtcaatTAAATGTCTGTTGAATCTTGGCTCAAGACTGGCAagccaaggcttgtcacttgagtaatGGCTGAATCTTGGCTCAAGACTGGCAAaacaaggcttgtcacttgagtaatggctgaatcttggcccaaaaCTGGCAagccaaggcttgtcacttgagtaatggctgaatcttggcccaagactgacAAACCAAGACTTGTTACTTGAGCAGTGGCTGAATCTTGGCACAAGACTGGCGAACCGAGGCtcgtcacttgaacgttggtcggaTCTTTGATCAACCTTTGGAGGCCGAGCCTggtagcccagtattgtgccaagaccggccccgttgtcaatattttttttcctacaagggaTTTCACGAAACTACAGCTTtcaaaaaatcactaaaaaattaataattcaattttgggaaaaaaaaagcAGTTTTCACTCTTTAATCTTTAgtattttctttcaattaaatttttaatccatttattttgaattgtcaCTAAATAAGTATCAAACAAACcacataatttttcaatacaatatatatgtgttgaaaaaaaaaatttattttcttacaaCAAAAGctgaaaaagtcaaaaactAAGAGGTCAATAACTGGCCACTTTACCTCAatggtttaaaaataaaatattaaacatgAACTTTCACTTAAAGTTCTTTCattagaaatataaaaaaaaaaattaaatgaagtgtacaatttagtttttatttaacaaatgccaaatataatatttataaatactacagtgataataataatattgagtGCTGATGaagcaagaaaataaattgaggTGAAAAAGTAACggtaattacaaaatatatcGCGTGCATTTCactctttaatttaaaaaaaaaaaatcatgacactaaagaaaataaaataaatacacacaATAATGGCTGTGATAtttgatttgattttatttttattaacaaaatatatgtatattacgGTTGATTTAATACAcgtaaaagttaaaaatataaaaaactatcgtagagtaaataaataaacatgataactataaaaaaatgtataataaaaagtaatgaataaaaataatagaaatgaCGTCAGCatccggaaaaaaaattcacgtttTAAAATGCATCGTTGGATGAGATGAGTCAACGCTAATGTTTATTGTtccgtacatacatacacatacatcatagatatatatatatatatgtatatatacatttattatatgTATAGAAAAGTATAATACAACTCTCAGTGGATTTTATCGATGTACAGCTCGTCAATTTTACTACGTGCCAGATACAATCATACATTCGTTCTAACCACACCTACAGTATCGATGataatcacaaaaaattttaacgagATACATATAACTCTAtttggtttattttatttattattattattattattattattattattgttattattattattattattattattatcaataaaattataaaaccgaTTTCGTATACTAATTAGCTTAAATTATTagcgaaataattttaataaaaaagatttgTTTCCACACCAATAAAGTCCataattgacaataaaaaaaaaatattaattataaaaatattttttttacgcttgATCgcattgtaaataaataatttaaaaatttatttaaacgtaaTAGTATTTATTGCAATTCCAATAAGACAGTTGGATCGCTGGATATACGATGGGAATTTGAAGCAACCTATGAAAACAGATTTACTATACATGACTGCCTGAATAATTTCAACTAATAATTTTCGCGaatttatgtatatacttTTGTTGCGATTTCCTatcgtaataataattgagGGGTGAGGAAATAAAACGACATAAAGGACAGACAGGGAATGGGACACTAGGGAGTGTGTGGTAACACACGCCTATATccgcatttatttatatatatatatatatatatatatatatatatatatatggatatttattaatgttacACTTGGTATACAGACAAATGTACTGTGAGCATTGGATAAAATATGCAAAATTTATCGGCGCGTTTTCATGCACGTGTTCGAAGTCCAGTCatgaattattgttattgtcattattgttattattattattatatattctcAGAGATACATAAAGATTAATTATCACTGTGCATTAAAAttgatcaaaattaaattataaaaataaataaaataatttaaatatatccaTGATGGCCACATTTTTGgaaaacataaaaatgtcAGGGGATcataaatatactggaaaaatcagGAAACagtcatgatcctgaagttagcagacagttaaaaattttcaaatttttgttacaacaccttaatttaaaaaaaaaataaatataaaaatatgcacatgtagaaaatttaatgaactataggtgcaattttttcaaatatttttttttttataatttattgtctaaaaaaaaatccaaaaattattggacgtcggctaacttcagtatcatgaacagtcagggaatttcgtcacaaagctggaaaaatttttgctttcttttattttgactgaaaaaatccgatcaatttttttattctgtcgaAACTGTTCAAAAAAGTGGCGCGGCGCGAATGCGACTGCAATAtcatcttgaaaaaaaattagtagaaattgattccagtagcgaaaaaatgaagcagttaaaatttaaaaggctgttaaaaaaaaaaagtcttagtagAAACCAATCGTCAGGATCTTCAAGCTGTTAACATGCATATTGACAAGttgaaaaaccaaaaacattaaaagtatacataagtattgaactaataagtttcactatatttattattcgcgtgcttgattaatattttattaatattctataaaacgttcttatttatgaaatttattctagtggaaatgaaaaatttatttatattttattacagagtaagttatatacaaacatagatttaaaataaaaaataaaaaatgattcatttaataaataaaaaaaatctatgaacattgacaaataataaaataaagtttcatttaacgacaatgattgattatttattgaactgacttatatatacacggaaagaaaattatggaaacggtTTCCAtagttctataaaattttttgctataCCAAAATAGGAATTATGACCATAAATTCTGGGAgccgttcctataattatgggaatgtttcccataattatagaaatgtttcccataattataggaatgctgcccataacattatagaaatggttcctataatttataggaatcattcccataaattataggaaccgttcccgtaatattataggaatggttcccataatgttatgggaatagttcccatactattatcggaaccattcctataatattataggaatgtttcccatattatcatgaaaaaattactttaaagaaaagtgtggtaatcacttctacaatacacagaaatataaaaacaaaaattcaaacattgaaaaaaaaattcgtatttggcaaaaacattacaatttttaacaaaaattttttttttaacaaatttagcgtcgaagaagctgcagctgcccaatttcaaaacacagtaagtgaaaaatttttcgaaatcgattttttagtatttttagtcCCAGTGGAGTCTTGTGAACATGATTCGatgcatatttcaaaaattttatttttgtcagttactgtgttttgaaattgggcagccgagCTTCATTTGAATCTCTCCATGTAATaagggaaatttctacactattttgcaaaaaaaaattttatgatattatgggaatgattcccataatgatatggaaactattcccatactattatgggaactattcccataatgcatagcaaaagttcccataattttctttccgtgtagcattttattttaaattaaataaatattttcaatgacttAATATTAGGACATACAGTCagggaaattttaaattatttgactgaaatacctggaaaagtcagggaatttcagTTTTAAAAATCTGTGGTGACCATATATAATATGGAAACATAAAAATGATTGACTGTAATTagaaaaagatatttttatttttcggcATCGGCCGGTGCCAGTTAATATTTCTCTTGTCGATGAAATATAATAGCGAATTATCAATTCCTAGTAAATTTATGggctataaatattataatatatccattggaatattaaataatttaatgtggcaataaaaattaaatattgaatttagtttcagtgaaaaaaaaaagcttaatatttaaagttttttaaaatggaAAGAAATAAATCGAGGATGGATTGCAGGGCTGAGGTCATCCGaaggaataataaaaatggccTCTAGACACTCTACACTTTTCTCaccataaatttattcatcccAACTTACAGATGCGCATATATGATTTCTTCTTTTTCACTTGCTagacatatatgtatacatctAGATCCTttgcttgaatttttttacaaatttattttatttaatacaaactcgagaattttttttataaatatttgactaaaaaaaatgaggatccgttttttttatttttatatcgatTTATACTTGTCCCCATCCCCGTCTACACCGCGAAAaggattttaatattaaattttaatataatatcaaatgACACTTGATTCTTATACATTAATGATATTCACGCTTTATTCAAAATCGATGAAATTTCAGGAATAATCGACTTTACTTTTCACTATTACCGAGCACACGATCCCATGATATAAAAGGTTCAGCGAGCCATGAAAATTCAGCTACCGACGAGTCGCGTAATTGCCcttcctatttttttttttttttttttttttatccttctCTTCCTTCTTCGGTTCttctcaattttatttctccATTAACAGCATGGTTTcattgctaaaaaaataaaataaaaagacaatagaaaaaaatgaatagtaCGATAAATTGAGTTGAGAAAAGATGTcatgtattttattgttacaaaagataaaaaagttatcctATATCTTTAACAAATTAGTCTTTtttgttctacaaaaaaaaaaaaaatatatatatatatatatatatatatatatatattttttttacaaaatttttacaaaatttacgtACCTATCAAAGTCCAAAGTGTCACTGAGTATATGGGGTATAAtgagtcacttaaaaaatttggtgggAAAAATAacctaatttttatcaataattttttttattaaagactTTGAGTAGAACGAAGTAAAATCAAAATACacgatacaaaatttttcagtaattttttttttacatcccAGAAtgcttttgaaaatttttcttattataataataatactagaGTGATGTAAAgtagataaaaagaaaattttcggtgCTTAAGAGGGACCACTAgtgtgaaattaaaaaaaaatcaatttatgtttttttgcATACTTCGATAGTCGATACcttcaaaaataacaaactgaaATTTGAAGTGCATATCTCGTTTGAGTTGCAGTAATTTGAAGAGCAGCCACTtatcgattttcaaaattgctgcATTTATAATTCGAAGACAAACCATCCGATCGATTTGATTtagtttagtttatttatttacgatcATGGAGCTGCTGCTCTTTGTGATCACATATCGATATACATGTGATTTTATTATGATTAGTGAGAACAATTACAATGAACTCAACAGAATACAATATAATTACCCAGCTGCAAAATTTTCAGACGCTTACTCACTCATTCTAACAAATGCAATAGTTTAATCTCCTAAGGTTTCACTGATTATCTAGAttcattaaatacaaataGCATTTACTTCGAAATTCATCTAAAGTTACTgtttttaggaatctacaaaaattagtaaactcccaatgaaaaaagattttatacaattataaatagactatatatatatatatatatatatatatatatatatatatatatatatatatatatatatatataactatacaattctatatagttatatataattctatatattgcaattatatagaattgtatataatttgtataaaattttatataattatatagacttgtataggggagaccggggcaagacggcccacctcaaaaattaaccaaaaatttttttttcttgttttcttttgattatcacaaattcagattatttactcatttttagcccgatacgtgaaacttggggcaaaatgaaccactcaaaaattctaaaagaaattgtatttcatagtattataacctagtcatgattaatttaatagaaatatcattttttggttaattatatggatttggattaaaatagagcatttgaaaaagttaaaaaaaaccaataatcaattttttacagaagtgaaaaaatgactcgtattatatcaaaaaaggttatttcgagtaatattaaagtaaatacagttgttaaagagaaaaatataaacatttgttacgcaggaaatttttttacaattaaaaaaacaaatttttttttcattttttttcggagggggccgtcttgccccaaaaaaaaaaaaatttttttcaggagcttcaccaaaattttggtgaattgaattcaagttggacaagagtaaatggacttgatggttaaaagccacaaataataataaccggcttaggtgggccgtcttgccccggtctcccctacaatttgtatagaattgtatacaatttttatacagttgtatgcaattggatcgggccatttttttatataattttatacaattgtataaaatcttttttcatcgggctaCTTTTCATTAAGTacataataatactaattattgataacagattccactttttactattatttattaattcttaaTATTCTGTTTCTTCCGTGCACTAGTGATCCCCcttaaaagcaaaaaaaatgtaattatttgcAGGTATCCCATCACGCCCAGGTCgtttctaaaaatatattcttttcTTTGTTGCAGACATGATGAAACAAATGAGAGAGGAAATGGCTAAAATGTTCACAGGATTTCCCACTATCGATGATTTTAAACCATTAGTACCGATCCCGAAGGACGCCGTCAACAAAACATCCTCGAAATCTGAAACCaaagtaagtattttttttgtcttccaATTTCCTCCTatccatttattatttatttatttaccttttttttttgttaaattcgttattttctattttttatcttccatCATCGTATCTCTCTTTGTTTTGCGTTAAAAACTCGTTGCCTTTAATAATAAAGAGCGTTCTCTTGGAACACGCCAATCATTCACGATACAATCCACTCTCTTTGCGTCATGTTCATGCCGCTAGGTGAGCAAGTACAAATGGGAATCGTGCAGAgtgaaaacatttttaaaaaagtaaaaaataaataaaaaatttataaatatatatggaacATAAAAATAACTGCGACGTCAAAAGAATctgaaaaaatagtttttagttgagataaaatttaatttaacttttttttcttttaactggaaaacaaaaaaactttttgtatataaaactcataacaataatttttagtgtatcgattaatattttctactaatataattagaaaattttatgaaaaaacgttttttttttactgttataaaaaaattaattttattcaacgcCGGCCTGATATGCGCGCTTTATGACGTCTGCGTTGCGAACCCTAAATGGCTGTTTATCGACCGGTGCAAAGAAGTTGAGTAAAGTCAAAGTAGATGTCCTCGACTTCCACCGGCGTTGTGAAACGTGAGTGGTGAAATGACTTTTCACCACGCGTCTCAAGATTTTTATGTCAGCTCCATCTATTAAGCATCATAAGAACTCGTTGAACAacttaaagtttttagtcaaAATTTAAGTTGAACGGCTAGTACACTAAATATGGCTACTTCAACTCATCAGATGTAGAGTGCTGTATCACATGGTTGtcgttgtatttttttaattaattaatatttgaattaataataaaaacatctGAGTGAATATAAAATCAGTCAAATATGAATTCTGAAGGTTATGAGTTAGTGTCATTCATTACTCCTCCAGATTTACGTCAAGCTGCTGAAGAAGCCCAAGAGGACATACTACCAGCGTCGAAGAGATTATATGAGAAAgcatatgataaatttaatgattggAGAAACGAACATAAAACTAAGTCGGCATCAGAATCGATACTATTggcgtattttaaaaaattggctGAAAATTATGCGCCAACTAGTATGTGGTCAATTTACTCAATGTTGAAAACTATGATTAACCTCAAGGAAAAAGTTGACATTGGCAGGTATGCTACTTTAACTGCTTTGTTAAAGAGAAAATCAGAAGGACATGTTTGTAAGAAAGCCAATGTCTTGACACCTGatcaaattaatcaatttctatcaaatgctCCTGATAAGGAATATCTACATAAAAaggtaaaaatgataaattataatgtaCATTAATGTACATTATTCAAGGTATTTAACAAAACTATAAATCATTATTTGCAGGTTGCATTAATTATTGGAATTAGTGGCGCATGTCGAAAATCTGAAATAACTGATCTGAAGTTTAGTGATATTAAATCAGAAGGAGATCTCCTTGTTGTTAggatttacaataaaaaatgtaaacgcGAAAAGTTTTTTACAATTGGTGGAGAATTCAGCCGCATTGTCAAAAAGTACATTGCTTTACGTCCCAAAAAAACTACCAAAGATCGATTTTTCATGGCTTATCGGAATGGTGCATGTATTAACCAAGTTATTGGCATAAATACATTTGCGAAAATACCACAACAAATAGCAACCtatttaggattaaaaaatcCATCATCATATACCGGACATACATTTCGACGAAGCTCAGCAACTTTAGTTGCTGATGCTGGAGCTAATATAACAACTTTGAAACGTCTTGGTGACTGGAAGTCAGCAGCAATTGCAGAAGGATATGTTGAAGaatctgttaaaaataaagccAGAATTGGGAACATTATTGAATCTGCTGTCAATTTACCTTCTacgtcacaaaaaaaaaattatgaaatgcATGCGAGTCAAGTAGCTATACGGCAAAAAATGGATCCAGTAGTTGTACCATCGACTTCACGGACAGAAGATGATGATATACACACGAGTAAAGTAATCCAACAGCAAAAAGTTAATACAGTCATCAATGTTGGACCAACTTCTTCCTCAGCAGCCGTTTCATCTTCAATGAATgcaccaatttttaaatttgaaaattgtacTGTTACTATCAATAACACTTACGTGAAAGAAAATTAGCATTATaatttgtcaaataaaatatctaaaatccattattttttatactatgTACTGTTATGTCATGTAaccttcaaaataattaaaattcattgtcaaaaaataaataaataataataaattgcttaatacaaaataacaataaattaatttttggaaaaattgacatttttttaaagtcgatGGTTTATTGTAATTTCGGGGATGCACCGTGTCGCTAAACAGCCTCAGACTTCGCATCGCAAATTGTCATAAATCGCGAAAATCAGGcaattgttgaataaaatatagtgCATAGTAGGTTACTCAGATAGTCTTTATCCGGCGAGTGCAATGATTTCAGCACACGTCTCCGGGCCACAACACGGGCCTCCGGCCCGTGCATGTGACCCTACGACTCGTGCTGAAAACATTGCACTCACCACATAAAGACTATCTTAGTAACCTAACTatgcaatatactatttccgtacggggttaaaaattttcctttaaatttaaagcaaaTTACTTGAAGTTATCAAGTTAAAACCAGtcagaaatttatgtaaaattaataaatttccatgGCAATTATCctcgaaaattgaaaaaaatttcaacagtgtattgaaaattaaaatttttaattataattcgatgatttatttatttacatgtttcaatttttattttttttgtttgtatttttagataattaatGGCAATAAAGTAACGATTAATGAAACAACTTACACTGATGGTACTAATAACTCAAACACAATAGTGAGATTCCGTGTAATCCATGTAAGACCTGAAAATGAAACTTCTGTGGAAGCTGAGAATAATAGCAGTCCAGAAGTTGTTGATTTGGAAACAGAAGTAGACACAGAACCCAAGGGATCCTCGAAGGAAGAATCAACAAACAAAAGTGTTGAAGCTGTTGAGGATTGGAAAAATGACATTCCAGATTCACCAGTTGATGATCTTAAGgcttaatttataatattcagATTACACTGATGTttcttgtatatttttattatttatatattttttattactatataattatagcattaattatagtaataatgataatttacgTAATACGAATAAGCCGAATAAATAATAgcattaaaatatcaaaaagttaataataaatatgtgtaTTGCTCTGTTTTTGTTAATCtcatgtataattataatttatgaataaatatttaatttacttaaaataaatcgtaattttttttttttttagtgtaaaaatGTCCAACTGATTCTGCGGGCAAAAAATagattgtttatatttaaattcaaatttatgtcCTGTAGTTTCTTCTTTTGTCAcgcaatatactatttcaccGAATCTGCacttgaaagtttaaattttagcgtctgtttataagaaaaataacgCGTGCgcttattttacttatttgaATGATACAGCATCGAAACTCAAAGTTTCAGTCCCTCTACAGTCAACcgaaacaagctaatttcTAGTCGATGCTGCCAACAATTACTAGCAAATTcgtataattcaaaaatacctgCACACTgcgggcagaaacatgcgTCTTTCTTTCCTTGGGAAGAAACACAATTATTTCTGCATGGTgttagttatatttaatgttcatttgcagccattactctcatttgttggcttgtcacttcagttaaatcatttcattttttaagtgacagttttaattaaccaaataaaattaataaaaatgagtgaaaatatttttgtcttattgACTATCtaataagtgactgtaaatcacAGATTTCTCGTTCTCTAACAGTTCTCCgcatcatcggcttgaaattaactcgtttcttactggctgctgacactgaatcttgaaattccgatgcaggtaatcatgcaAAATATTGTGTGTGACTCTGGATAAAACACGACTCTAAACTgtgggtgatgtcagccaacttcaccctggcctgcaatcgtcttgtttcatcctTTGTCACATATTATACTCTCTTAACTTGTAatagttaaattttcattgttattCCCAGTGATCAACTTATTCACTggaaaaaagtgaattttatgtataaatagtgaaaatttgactttttacACAGTAGATTTACAacattactttataaaatcacTGGGTAAATGAATGTATATGCACTAATTTCAAGTGGTCGACTTTTAGCTGTGGCAAATAGTGAATATATAGTGTATATATACACTGTGAATTAGTGATAATTCACTATTTCAGGTTTAGAGAGTACTATCTCACCAAATctgcacctgaaagtttaaattcttgCGCCTGTTTATAGAAAGAATAGCGCATGcgccaatttttattatttgttttcttataaaagaaaaaaacgacTTTGTTCCCTCTAAACAGGGTAGGAATTTGAACTTTCAGAGTAGGTATGGTGAAATAGTTATTGCGTAACTAGTAGGGTAAGTGATTCATAATGTGTCAGCGCGATGCGTTTAGCACGAGTCGCAGGTGCGCAGGCACGAGCGAAGTGAGAGCGAGACACATCGCGGGTGACGGATTATGACTTACCCTACATATTGCGCTCATAGTTTTA
The DNA window shown above is from Microplitis mediator isolate UGA2020A chromosome 1, iyMicMedi2.1, whole genome shotgun sequence and carries:
- the LOC130664282 gene encoding uncharacterized protein LOC130664282, with the protein product MNSEGYELVSFITPPDLRQAAEEAQEDILPASKRLYEKAYDKFNDWRNEHKTKSASESILLAYFKKLAENYAPTSMWSIYSMLKTMINLKEKVDIGRYATLTALLKRKSEGHVCKKANVLTPDQINQFLSNAPDKEYLHKKVALIIGISGACRKSEITDLKFSDIKSEGDLLVVRIYNKKCKREKFFTIGGEFSRIVKKYIALRPKKTTKDRFFMAYRNGACINQVIGINTFAKIPQQIATYLGLKNPSSYTGHTFRRSSATLVADAGANITTLKRLGDWKSAAIAEGYVEESVKNKARIGNIIESAVNLPSTSQKKNYEMHASQVAIRQKMDPVVVPSTSRTEDDDIHTSKVIQQQKVNTVINVGPTSSSAAVSSSMNAPIFKFENCTVTINNTYVKEN
- the LOC130664290 gene encoding icarapin-like; this encodes MKSILVIFLLLLASAHCYPGVPRDPGASEANDKQKSQIELILPEEDRKNFGQLPNFDDDDDDEGFRFTPIKFNLRPIQSDEFFRPLTPFFSGVQDMMKQMREEMAKMFTGFPTIDDFKPLVPIPKDAVNKTSSKSETKIINGNKVTINETTYTDGTNNSNTIVRFRVIHVRPENETSVEAENNSSPEVVDLETEVDTEPKGSSKEESTNKSVEAVEDWKNDIPDSPVDDLKA